CTGCGGCAGCGGGAAGCGAGCCTCGCAGATGCCCTGCGGGTGGAGCGCAGCCTGCTCGACTCCGCCGGCCAGGCGATCGCGGTGATCAAGGACAACGCGGTGGCGCGGTGCAACGAAGCGTTTCTGGGTTTGTTGCAGCGCGAGGCGCGCGAGATCGAACGCATGCGCGTCGTCGATCTGTTCGCGGATTCGGCGGATTGGGTCGGCCTCTGCGGGTCGGCCGATCGCGCCGCGCGGTCCGAGCGGGCCATCGTGCGCGAGGTGAAGATGCGCCGCCTCGCCCCCGGACTGGCGTCGGAGCAGATCGTCTGGTGCCAGCTCACCCTGCGCGCCATCGATCCCGGCGAGTACGTCCTGGTGGCGGCCGACATCGACTCGATCCGGCGGCGCGAAGCGCACGCGATGTTCGACGCGCGTCACGACGAACTGACCGGCCTGGCCAACCGCAGGCTCTTTGCCGAGCGCGCGCAGGCGGTGCTGGCGGCCGGGGCGCTGCGCAATACGGGCTGCGCGGTCGTGGTGATCGACCTCGACGGCTTCAAGGGCATCAACGACCGCTATGGCCATCAGGCAGGCGATGTGGTGCTGCGGGAGATGGCCCGGCGGCTGTTGCGGGTGGTGCGCCCGCAGGACACCGTCGCGCGGTATGGCGGCGACGAGTTCGCCTTGCTCATCCCGGATGCCGGAAGTCGCCGCGATGTCGAGGCGATCGCCAGTCGCCTGCTCGATGAACTTGCGCGGCCGTTGGAAATCGAGGGCAACGGCACGCACGTGTTGTCGGCGAGCGTGGGGATCGCGATGGCGCAGGAGGCCGGCCGCGACATGCCCTGGCTGTTCAATCTCGCGGATCGCGCGATGTACGAGGCGAAGAACGCAGGCGGGAATCGCACGGTGTTCGCCGCCGATGTCGCGGTCTCCGAGCCGCCGCCTCCGGTTGCGGGCGCGCTGCGCGGCGTGCTGGGGCGCGCCGCCTGAACGTTGCCGGGCGTACGGATCGATCTGTCCGGAATCGAATGCGTGCGCGCATGGCGGCGCATGTCGTCCATGCGCGCCGGATGCGTGCGAACTAGTGCTTTTGCCGGCGCCGCCCCGATCGCGTGCCCGGGAACATGGCTTCGTATGCCGTCCGGATGGCGTCTGCATCGCTGTCCCGCATCAGGCGCCCGATGTACTGGAGCTGGCGCCGCCGGCCTTCGTGCGCGTGGATGCGCTGGGCGGCGAGGACCGCGTCGCGCAGCGACTCCGGCAGGTTGAGGCGCGCAAGCTGGTCGGGATTGCACGCCACCAGCCGCACCCCCAGCTGCTGCAGTTCCGTCATGTCGCGCTTGCGCTGCGACTTGCTGGGGCGTTCGGCAATGCCGTCTTCGCCGGTATGGTTTTCGTCGTCGCGCATGGCGCTGTTGCTCTGAGGTTCCGGACACTCCGTATGACACTAGGTATCATACCGATCCGACTTCGGCCATTCAGGGCGCTCGTTCCTCACGATGAACTCCCCATTCTCGATTCCTGTTTCCCGCTTGCGCGAACTGGCGCAAGATGCCCTGGATCATGCGCGCAAGCTCGGCGCCACCGACTGCGTCTGCGAGGCCAGCGAAGCGACCGGTCTGTCGGTGACCACCCGCAAGGCGAAGGTGGAGACGATCGAGACCACCCGCGACAAGGGGCTGGGGATCACCGTGTACCTCGGCAAGCAGCGGGGCAATGCGTCGACGTCCGATTTTTCCCCCGAGGCGATCCGCCAGGCCGTGCAGGCGGCATACGACATCGCGCGCCATACCGCGCAGGACGATGCGGCGGGGCTGCCCGACCCGGACGAACTCGAGACCGCGCCCATCGATCTGGATCTCTTCCATCCCTGGGAAGTCGATGCCGAGGCCGCCATCGCCATCGCGCAGCGCGCCGAGGAGGCCGCCTTTGCGGTGAGCGGGCAGATCGTCAATTCGGAAGGCGCCAACGTCCACACGGGCTGCGATCAGTTCGTACTGGCGAATTCCCGAGGCTTCGCCTTCGGCTATCCGCAGTCCCGCCATTCCATTTCCGTGGTGCCGATCGCACGCGGCGCTGGCGGCATGCAGCGCGACGACTGGTATTCGTCGGCGCGGCGCAGCGTCGACCTGGCCGAGCCGGAGGCGATCGGCCGCTATGCCGCGCAACGGGCGCTGGCCCGGCTGGGCGGTCGCAAGATCGAGACGGGGCAATGTCCCGTGCTGTTCGAAGCGCCGGCCGCCTGCGGTCTGCTGGGGCATCTGGTTCATGCGGCGTCGGGCGGCGCCCTGTATCGCAAGGCATCGTTTCTCGTCGATTCCCTGGGGCGCAAGCTGTTCCCGGATCACGTCGTCGTGCATGAAGACCCGTTCATTCCGCGCGGCATGGGGTCGAGCCCGTTCGACGAGGAGGGCGTGCGTGGTCGTGCGCGCGACGTCGTGGCCGGCGGCGTGCTGCAGGGATATTTTCTGTCGTGTTACTCCGCGCGCAAGCTCGGCATGAAGTCCACCGGCAACGCCGGCGGCGCGCACAACCTGGTCCTGCGTTCGACGGCGACGCGGCCGGAAGATGACTTCGAGGCGATGCTGCGCAAGCTCGGAACCGGCCTGCTGGTGACCGAGCTCATCGGCATGGGCATCGACTATGTCAACGGCGACTATTCGCGCGGCGCGAGCGGATTCTGGGTCGAAAACGGCGAGATCGCCTATCCGGTCGAGGAAATCACCATCGCGGGCAACCTCCCGCAGATGTTCGGCGCGATTGCGGCCGTGGGGGCCGACACCATCATCCGCGGCGGACGCACGACGGGCTCGATCCTGATCGAATCGATGACGGTCGGGGGAAGCTAGCGCTTCGGAAAAGTTGGTACGAAAGGAAAGATCGCCATCGATGCGCGATTGCGGCGATGGCGTTTGCACTGCACCGTGCATCAATTCAGCGAGCGGTGGCTGCGCCCCGCCGGGGCCGGCTACGCGGTGGCCGCCCCTGCGGGGCGCAGCCACCGCTCGCAGCCACGGCCTCGACCCAGCAAACAAGAAAACCGCGCTCGATTGCGCGTCCCACGATCCGGAATGAGGCGATCTCCTGCTTGCCATGCCCCGGATCTCGCGCGCGACATTCCTCGCACGGATCCGGCGCCCACGGACGACACGCCCCAACACGCGCGAAGCACTTACGCTCCAAACAGCGTGAAGCACTGCACTAGGCAAGTCGCTCCCGCCAGAACGCCACCTGCTTCGCCACCTGCGCCGGAGCGGTCCCGCCGAGGTGGTCGCGCGCCGCTACGGCGGCTTCGGGGGTCAATGCGGCGATCATCTCGGCAATGGTCTGCGGATCGATTCCCGGCAGGAACGCCTGCACCTCCTCGACCGGCAGTTCGGGCAGGTCGCAGCCGAGTTCCGCGGCGCGGCGCACGGCGCGGCCAACCGCCTCGTGCGCGTCGCGGAAGGCCATGCCCCGGCGGACCAGGGCGTCCGCGAGATCGGTGGCCGTCGCATAGCCCTGCCGCAGCGCCCGGCGCATCGCATCGGGTTTGGCGACGATGCCGGGAACCAGCTCCGCGAACGCACGCAGCGTGTCGCGCACGGTGTCGATCGTGTCGAAGAGCGGTTCCTTGTCTTCCTGATTGTCCTTGTTGTATGCCAGCGGCTGCGCTTTGATGAGCGTGAGCAGTGCGACCAGGTGTCCCAGCACGCGCCCGGTCTTGCCGCGGGCGAGTTCGGGAACATCCGGGTTGCGCTTCTGCGGCATGATCGAGGAACCCGTCGTGAACCGATCGGGCAGTTCGATGAACGCGAACCGCGGATTGACCCACAGGATCAGCTCTTCGGCGAAGCGGGAACAGTGGGCCATCACGAGCGAGGCTGCGGCGCAGAATTCGACTGCGAAGTCGCGATCGGAAACCGCATCCATCGAGTTGCGGCAGACCCCCTCGAATCCCAGGCGCTGCGCCACGAATTCGCGATCGATCGGATAGCTCGTGCCGGCGAGCGCCGCTGCGCCGAGCGGCAGGCGGTTGATGCGCCGGCGCGCATCGCTCATCCGCTCGACGTCGCGGCCGAACATTTCGACGTACGCCAGAAGGTGATGGCCGAACACCACGGGTTGGGCCACCTGCAGGTGGGTGAAGCCGGGCATCAGGGTCCGGGTATGCGCCGCCGCCAGTTCGACGAGTGCCCGCTGCAGGCGGCGGAGTTCGCCGACGATGACGTCGAGTTCCGCGCGCAGGTGGAGCCGGGTGTCGGTCGCAACCTGGTCGTTGCGCGACCGCCCGGTATGCAGGCGCTTGCCGGCGTCGCCGACGAGTTCGGTGAGCCGGGCCTCGATGTTGAGGTGGACGTCCTCGAGTTCGAGGCGCCAGGCGAACTCGCCGCGCTCGATTTCTCCGCGGATCTGCGCCATGCCGCCCTCGATCGCCTGCAGGTCGCCCTCGGACAACAGCCCCGCGCGGGCGAGCATGGCCGCATGGGCGAGGGAGCCTTCGATGTCGGCGAAGGCCAGGCGCCGATCGAAGCCGACGCTGGCGGTATAGCGCAGGACGAAGTCGGCAACGGGTTCGGAGAAGCGGCCCGACCACGCCTCGTTCTTGGCGTGCAGGGAGGAGGTGGAGGCGGGGGTCGATGTCCCGGCGCTTCCGG
This genomic window from Burkholderiales bacterium GJ-E10 contains:
- a CDS encoding PAS domain S-box/diguanylate cyclase (GGDEF) domain-containing protein (Precursor); the protein is MGPRSALWERLPAFVWVVDAQGRILHTQSDDVRRWGMRIEVHMHPRWWDAFVYQARSREAMVRALDAALHGRPTYDLQVDRASHSGGRLALRAHVVPISWPPQAATTEGAGAAQPAAMVLDTIASARELLETEHLRQRKAYYKALVEVNPNFIWACDEHFRFTFVSRRACRELYGYAVEELIGVSLSVLLDPGVDQTEARQALASLRQGKILRDREMTQITRDGRRVAVHLSAVGLTGPNGVFTGALGIIVDITALRQREASLADALRVERSLLDSAGQAIAVIKDNAVARCNEAFLGLLQREAREIERMRVVDLFADSADWVGLCGSADRAARSERAIVREVKMRRLAPGLASEQIVWCQLTLRAIDPGEYVLVAADIDSIRRREAHAMFDARHDELTGLANRRLFAERAQAVLAAGALRNTGCAVVVIDLDGFKGINDRYGHQAGDVVLREMARRLLRVVRPQDTVARYGGDEFALLIPDAGSRRDVEAIASRLLDELARPLEIEGNGTHVLSASVGIAMAQEAGRDMPWLFNLADRAMYEAKNAGGNRTVFAADVAVSEPPPPVAGALRGVLGRAA
- a CDS encoding UPF0307 protein AZKH_1015, with product MRDDENHTGEDGIAERPSKSQRKRDMTELQQLGVRLVACNPDQLARLNLPESLRDAVLAAQRIHAHEGRRRQLQYIGRLMRDSDADAIRTAYEAMFPGTRSGRRRQKH
- a CDS encoding pmbA protein, with translation MNSPFSIPVSRLRELAQDALDHARKLGATDCVCEASEATGLSVTTRKAKVETIETTRDKGLGITVYLGKQRGNASTSDFSPEAIRQAVQAAYDIARHTAQDDAAGLPDPDELETAPIDLDLFHPWEVDAEAAIAIAQRAEEAAFAVSGQIVNSEGANVHTGCDQFVLANSRGFAFGYPQSRHSISVVPIARGAGGMQRDDWYSSARRSVDLAEPEAIGRYAAQRALARLGGRKIETGQCPVLFEAPAACGLLGHLVHAASGGALYRKASFLVDSLGRKLFPDHVVVHEDPFIPRGMGSSPFDEEGVRGRARDVVAGGVLQGYFLSCYSARKLGMKSTGNAGGAHNLVLRSTATRPEDDFEAMLRKLGTGLLVTELIGMGIDYVNGDYSRGASGFWVENGEIAYPVEEITIAGNLPQMFGAIAAVGADTIIRGGRTTGSILIESMTVGGS
- a CDS encoding argininosuccinate lyase; translated protein: MNDKTASAGSAGTSTPASTSSLHAKNEAWSGRFSEPVADFVLRYTASVGFDRRLAFADIEGSLAHAAMLARAGLLSEGDLQAIEGGMAQIRGEIERGEFAWRLELEDVHLNIEARLTELVGDAGKRLHTGRSRNDQVATDTRLHLRAELDVIVGELRRLQRALVELAAAHTRTLMPGFTHLQVAQPVVFGHHLLAYVEMFGRDVERMSDARRRINRLPLGAAALAGTSYPIDREFVAQRLGFEGVCRNSMDAVSDRDFAVEFCAAASLVMAHCSRFAEELILWVNPRFAFIELPDRFTTGSSIMPQKRNPDVPELARGKTGRVLGHLVALLTLIKAQPLAYNKDNQEDKEPLFDTIDTVRDTLRAFAELVPGIVAKPDAMRRALRQGYATATDLADALVRRGMAFRDAHEAVGRAVRRAAELGCDLPELPVEEVQAFLPGIDPQTIAEMIAALTPEAAVAARDHLGGTAPAQVAKQVAFWRERLA